CGCATGGATCTCCTGTCGCACACGCTTCGTTGTCGACTCGGAAACTTACGAGGATGTGGAAGACCGGGACGCCTGCAATGCGCTTCACGATCTGAAGCAGAAGGGCCAGCGGCGCGTCAAGGGGAACATCGAAAAGGAGGTCGCCTGGCATTCCACACTGTGCGCAAACGGCGCCGCACACAGAAGAAACTCGATGGAAAACTCGGCCTGGGCCGCACACTGTCGGCCCGTTTCTCACAGAGTCCACGGCTTGCCCCGCGAGCCTGCAGTTTTTCCCCGGacttctctgtgtttcggCGTCGCATCCTTCCTTTGCGTGAGCGCGTCTCTCACCTCGTAATACGCACGCATGCGGTCGACAGTGTACTTCTGCTCCACGTCCCAAGAAGGGAAGTCTGGCTCCTCCGCTGATCTGTGCTTTTCGGAAGAGGATGCGGGGAACATGTGGCACAGGTAGAACCCGAGACTCTTGTCTTCATCGAAGTCGACGATCGTTTCCGTGAGCATCACTTCGtcaaggagaagaacgacggTGAAGAACAGACGCGGCCTCCCCGCCTCGTCCAACTGCACGTAGGGCCCTGAGCAGTGGGAAACCACTGGAGCGATGGAGTAGACAGGCGCCGCGACTGTGATGCCTGAAACACCCACATCGACACGTGCCTTCGAGGTTGAGTCGCGTTTTGAAAAGGCGGCACTGCACAATTTTGCAGTCCTACCTCTCCAccgtcctcgtttttctggaGCACGCGTTCGTGGCTCGAGACACAcgggctctgtctctcgacgcACCTGCGTGGGCTCCTTTCCGGATTTGTCTGCCAAAGAGCCAACCCGTCAGAACTCTTcgcaggaaacgcagagCGTTTCATGCGGAAACCGATTTGCCACAAATTTGCGAGCGATCTGGAACAGCCCACAAGCTTTCCTCGCGGCTTCCCGCCTGTCTGTCGCCACTGGACGGGTGCATGCGAATGGGCGCGGGGTTCCATCCCTGTTCTGCCCATGTGGGTTCCCTTCCACGTTCTcggtgtctgtctctcttccacgtcttcgcTGTCACATCAGACACTGCCTCTGCGCTCCATCCACACCATGCCCGTGTCTCCATTTCCTGTAATTCCTAGAAACGTAGTGCTGTTTCTTCGGCTGTCCCTGCTCAACAGTTCCCCCTTCGCTCACCGCGAGACTGTAGAACTTCCGACACCGAGGGTTTCTTGTGTTCTTTTTCCTTGAGGCGCTGCTCggcttttgccttttccttcttctcccagcGGGTCTGCGCCGCGTCGCGCAACTGCTTCATATCTGCGTTGTTCGGGTCTCTCTCCAGCCCCGCAGTGGCGAACGCTGAGCTCTGCCGAAACAGTTCCAGCAGAAACGACGCTCGACCTGCGCGGTAGTAGCTGAAAGGCCCGAGGATACGGAAcacaagagacacacgcacctgtggaaaggcgacaggcaAATACAGCGCGAAGCAATCCTCTGAGCTTAGCCTGCACTTGAAGACGCATGGATTCCCGTGGGGACggcggaaaaaagacaaaggtCACCACAGCGGATACgtcgcagagacgcgacagaagaggagTGAAAGCGCTGCGAGTTGCAGACACCACGATACACTCCCAGCAACGAACCGTCCCATTTTAGGCAAAATGCGCTGAAAAAGGAAATTACGAGGGAAATAGATTCCCCCCAGGACGGTTTTCAGGGCCTTTGGTAACGGTAAGAGGACGATGCGATGGGGGCTCTTTGTGTGTTCCTTCGAACACCGAAAGCGAATACGAAACGCGCTAGATTTaaacagcagagaaacacgcgtGCGACGTTCTTCAAAGGGCGAAGCGCAGAACCACCGAGAAGTCGGCATTTCGCCTGTCTTGCCCAGGCCGCGGAGAGCCGGGAAACTCTCACGATAGTCACGGAAACAACGGTTGGCggtgcctttcctcttcacgGAGAGGACGGACTCCGGTACCGCATGCAAGAGAAAACAGTGGGATGTGCTTATGGAGGCGAGGGGCAGAATGGAATAACAGCCGCGACATGCGAAACGCATCTTTAGGCACAGAACGAGAACGGGCGCCCGTGGGAAGTGCCCCACGCGGAACACACTCCTTTTTGTTCTGCTCGGCTGCGGTTTACTCACGCTTTGACATTCGAGGGATCGAGGCGGATAGCGGACCGACAGTCGTTGACGCAGGCCACGAGCTCGCCAAGAATGAGGTGACATTGAGCACGGTTTGAGAAAAGAACGGCCTCGAGAGTCTTATCTCCACATTGCTGTTCCAGTCCCTGCGAcgcgaaaggaaaacggaaacactTCCTCCTGGTTCTTCCACCTTCAACTGCAAAAGTATACAGATCTGGTACACTCTCCTCTGTACACGCGCTCGTAGGCTCACACACAAATTCACAGACGTGCAAGGTGTAGCGATCCATGTAGGTACACGTGCAGCGTAGGTCCACACGGCCCCtagaatatatatatatatatatatatatctgcgtTCCAACACGAgtcgtctttcctttttttcctgcaCGAGCGGAGCGCAACAGTACTTCGCAGAACCTACAGCCCCACGCGAAAGGCAAAACCTCgtgtgtcgctcttcttcggtgCCTTCCACGGCCTCCTTCATTACGTGCAGTGCGCAAGCACCCCAGGACGAacaacatatatacatatatatacatacatatacatatatatacatatatatacatatatatatatatatacatttatacatacatatatatacatttatacatacatatatatacatttatacatacatacatatatatatatatatatatgtaagtaGGCACGAGAAATGAATATCCATTTTTACCCGTCTTCCGGGTGAAGTACACACCCCGTTTGGTTATGAACATGTCTGCCGGCGTCTATACCGGCCGCCCCCAGGCCACGTGTGAGTATCGAGCCTGGTCTAGATCGGCGCTGCCGACGTGTCGTGAACACCGGAGTGACGCGCACTTCTCTAATGCTCACATCTGCGCCGCCGTGGACAGCGGAAGCGAGACTGAGCGAGATTCAGGCACACGAATCGTAACCAGGCTCCGAAGCTCCTGAAAACCTCGTATCTCGATCCTAGCGTTTTCGCTTCACACACGCCTATTCGGACATTTTTGGAAAGCACGCACCCAGTTCCCTTTCCTTGCCCAAATGCCCCTCCTGGAGGCAAGAACAGCCGCGTCTTTCCCACTCGATTTCCTCTGTTGGGCGGCTGCGCTCTCCGCCCGAAGGCGCCTCCAGGTCTTATCTTTTTTCGCCTTATCTTCTTCTTAcgcccgccccccccccttccttTCGCCTCATTTTTTTTTCCGCCTCATCTCTTTCCGCCGGACCTCTTTCCGCCTGATCTCTTTTCGCGTTACTTACGGCAGAGTAGCACTCGAGGGCCATCCTCGCGTTGTATCTCTTGCTTTTCGCGGGCGACTCCTGGGGtttcccctccttcttctgttgtTCCTCCcgctcctgtttctcctcctcaTTCCTCGCGCCGAGGGTCAGCCAGGAgttgccttccttcttcagcttctccgcGACGCTCTTCGCGGTCTCGCCCTCGTACGCGAGTTGCTGTAGGGCAAGCAGGTGCGGGTTCTCCTCCAGGTTCTCCGGCAGGTCGTCCATGAACAGTGGGAAGTTCTCGTCCTTGTATTTCTGTTGGAGATGCTGCAGGTACTCGGGGCTGACGTTCCAGTCAAAGAGCCCGTCGTCGTCAGTTTCGACAACctgcgacgcaggcgccgaggcctGCGCGCGGGAAGCCGCTGGAGCGGAAGTCGCGTCGCAGGAGGGAGGCGCCTGCGAGAGTGCACCTGTCGCCATGGGGGAGATTGTGGACGTCGAAAGTCGAAGGTACCGACGCGAAAACTTTGGCCCTCGGATGCGAACCCCCACGCGCCGCGTAGGcaaacgagaaacgaagacaaCACAAAGAAAGTGTCAATCccaagagagaaacaggcaacAAAACAGCAGCCGGTAAAGGCTCTCAGACACCTTGACTCGCAAAAAaatacaatatatatatatatatatatatatatatataattgtTTGTTGTGGATGTAGGCTCGGATATGTGGCCGTGTACATCGGcgggggggagaaggcgttTGTGGAGAAATCCCTGAAGACAGGCAACGGCTTGAAATGCGAAGAAAGTTtcgaagaggagggcgagagagggttCGTTTGGAGTTCGGAtcggaggaaaggaggaaaaacTCGGGCAAAGGTTGTCCACGCCCCGTTTGGAGTCGCGTGGCCACGGCTTCCCCCGCAAACtcccagagaagagggctCTGAAACGGTGACGAAACCCAGAACAGTTCTTCCAACGACTCTCTTTCTACCCCACACTTGTGCGAAAGAAAGTTAAAGATACCGCGTCAAAGATTCCCGCAAAGATTTTCCTCGGCGAGCCTTTCCGGCGAGCGGCGGGGGCTGCtgagggaagagcgggaaaacgagctaggcagagaacgaaaaggccTTCTTTCGAtgcagagaacgaaaaggccTTCTTTCGATGCAGAGAACGTGAACCGCCcagacgaaaaaaaagaaggtGACAAGGTCAATACATGAGACAAGAGaacggaagcgaaagagggcaagaggagacaagagaacggagacagaagacggaaacaggagacaaaaagacagagtCAAAAGTGTGATGCGCGGAACGTCCCAAAGAAGCCGGATGCAAACTCACCTTTCAACCGCCACAGAGAAGGATACACTTTacacagaaagaaacacTTCCTTTAGTCATCTTCCATCTCCTTGGCCTTTGTTCCTTTGACGAGGTCCATTtcgcgaagagacacggagcTCGAtgcgaaaaaacacacacactgtTCCTGTGAGCATCTGGAACCCGCGTTCCGTGCGCGGGTCCGTAGAAGCCTCTCGCGTGTGGATCCGGGGTTCCTCAGTGTGTTtgtgctcttcttcttcgggaaaaaagggaaaggacgTTCCAGAAAGTTCTTCACTCGCGAAAAAACGCTCACGAAAGTCTTGAATGATGCCGAAAGGCTACAGCGATTCGCGCGAGGCCGGAAAGGCTGCCGgggcgtgtctccgccgtgGCCACGCTTCGAGGCCACCACAGTACGAAGCACACATGAAGATTATTCCGTTTCTGTGGGGCTACTTTCGGCGTTGGAACGTCTTAAACTCGGGCCGACTTCCAAAAGGTGCTCCACAGCGTCGTGAAGCGGCAGATTTTCGGAGTCTGCACAGGaagtctctctgcgcggtCCTGCTAGCTCAGCGCGCAGAGCCCACAAATAGAGTCTGAGCCGCTCCGGGCTCCAAGCGCTTCGACACACGGTTGATGCTTACAAAGATCAAGGCACGCAGTTATTGAAACCGATGCGACTTGACAGCTGTGAAGCATCCTTTAACTTCTGAAAAGATGCACGGGCGTTTTGCCGAGGTGTAAAACGCTCTGCCCCAACTTCGGGAACTTTTGCCCCGACACAGCAGAACAGCACGCCGTGTAGGTCTATACCGAGTGCTGGTCGTGAACCacgcctgccgctcttcttgCCCTATCACCTTTCATCATCGCGAGAGTTCGGGATCCTGCATTTTTCACTTGGTTCTTGTCGCCGACACGGGGGGGACTCTCGTTGTCAGTGGCAAAAGCTGGCAGTCCACCGTCGTTCGCCTACTCGCTGATCGTGGCCAGTCTCTGGTCTGTTCTGACAGACGGTAAGTCCACGCATTCCCGTACCTCATATGTAGTCAGCGGACGGGCTATTATTTGGGTAAATAGTGTAATCTTCTTGATTAATATAGGCAGTGCTATTCCACAAAACCCTGAGATCGCACCGTGCGTGTCGAGTGCCTAGCAAAAAAGGCCCGGTAAGAAGGTTCGAGTCTAGCCAGATAGAGGGGGGACACCCCCCGTTGCTCGAGCttttctccgtgtctccgtggTCGGACCTCCGCGCGGTTCTTTGTAGACACGTGCAGCAggccgtctccttttctaaacgggaaaggaaaaagcagTCTGAAGCACGTGTCTTGCGGCCAAGCTTCATTTGAACGAGGTCGAATGGTGCGCCTGTCTCAATCTTGACAAACGGCCCGGCGATGGCACGCAAAGTTCCTTCTTTTCACTCTGGAGCACAGCGTCATACCAGGACGTCTCGTTTCAGCGCAAACTGACTAGCGACTGTTCCCTCCTGGTAGTTTGCAACGGATTTTTTTCGCGCAAGCCTCGATCACACTTGAAGTGGTTCTACCGTCGCTCACTTGCATGTTTTGATCGGCTTCTTGGTCTCCTTTGCTTGtctgcttctttcgccttccgcacGGTCAGGCGGTTGTGCTCAGCCAGCAGTTGCTTGGTAGCCGATCATTCTGACACGTCTTTCGAGCCTacccgtctccgcctccatCTCTTATTCACCGTTGTCCTTTCTGGTGttttgttcttcctcgtcgacaggagagggaaggagagggccCAGCCTgcttgcctctctgttctctcttgtgGGCAAAAATGGTTTCCGTTTTGTCGGCGTGTATCTCTGTGCATTCGTCACGCTTTACCTGTCGGTGCATTCTCCGATGCATCGCGTCGCGACCGCATGCCTTTCCCTCACATTTTCAACAGGAAAGGCTGAATTCGCGGGCCTGCCTCGTAGGTGTCTTCTCGTCTACTCGCTATCCTCTCCCATTGCCTCCTCCCTGTCGTGAATCGGACCTTCAGCGTCTCACCCAGGCTTCCTTGCTTGCACACAGAGGGCGGGAGGTTTCagcttcttttcgtcttcccacTGGGTGCTCTGCCGGTGTTTTCCCTTCGacctcgcgtctctgtgcCCGTCTTGTCTCCTACTCGTCTTTTGGTTCATCTCCGCCGCGGGCCTCCGTTTTACAGTCGTCCAATTCTCTCGCATGGCTTCGACATCCGAGTCAGGCAGAGAGGTCACCCGGTACGAGCCAAGAGGGCAAGGCATTGAACGAAAAGCGTCacaggagaaagcaaaaTGCCCATACTTACTGGCAAGAGGATTTTTCGTTATCTCCGTGGACCCTTGCTGTCGCTGCgcttcttttgtcttctttcttctcgtctcgccgGCCATCCTCATCTTCatcctctcctgcctttcccACCGCCCCTCGTAGGCTCAGCAATAAGGCTTTCGTCTGGTCGTGCCGTTATCGGTCTGAGGGCGTCCTGTGCAAGGGtatctctccttctcctccgtccgTTATCGCGTCTTCTGACCCAACTTCCTGTCCGtctcccgcttcgcctccctctacctctccttcccctgtTGCTCTCTCAGCATCCTCCCCATCTGCATCTTCTCCACCATCCCactcttccgcttcttcgtttcctttggCAGGCGAGATGCGAGAGGACCTGCCTTTCTACACTGTGTCAGATTTGAAAGAGCACGGGACAGTGGGAGAGGGGAAGCGGCTGTGGGTCGCGTATCGAAGGGGAATCTACGACGTGACGGATTTCCTGGACAAACATCCTGGTGGACGAGACCGTCTGCTGTTGGCTGTGGGCAGGGAGTTGGATCCGTTTTGGCGCGTTTATGGCCAGCATAACTTGGATTCTGTTCACGAGCTTCTAGAGTCGATGAGGATTGGAAACCTTGTAAAACTGGAAGAAGCAAGTGACTCTGCCCTCGAAGACGCTTATGGGAACGAGCCGCTTCGTCATCCGGCCTTGATTGTACGAAGTGAGAAGCCCTTCAATGCTGAGACGCCTCTTACCCTCTTGGCGGACGACTTTTTCACACCGAATGACC
This region of Neospora caninum Liverpool complete genome, chromosome Ia genomic DNA includes:
- a CDS encoding putative TPR domain-containing protein, yielding MATGALSQAPPSCDATSAPAASRAQASAPASQVVETDDDGLFDWNVSPEYLQHLQQKYKDENFPLFMDDLPENLEENPHLLALQQLAYEGETAKSVAEKLKKEGNSWLTLGARNEEEKQEREEQQKKEGKPQESPAKSKRYNARMALECYSAGLEQQCGDKTLEAVLFSNRAQCHLILGELVACVNDCRSAIRLDPSNVKAYYRAGRASFLLELFRQSSAFATAGLERDPNNADMKQLRDAAQTRWEKKEKAKAEQRLKEKEHKKPSVSEVLQSRGITVAAPVYSIAPVVSHCSGPYVQLDEAGRPRLFFTVVLLLDEVMLTETIVDFDEDKSLGFYLCHMFPASSSEKHRSAEEPDFPSWDVEQKYTVDRMRAYYECGMPGDLLFDVPLDAPLALLLQIVKRIAGVPVFHILVEKTAAHEQFLEGAFVEVLQIPKEP